A single Halarcobacter anaerophilus DNA region contains:
- a CDS encoding glycoside hydrolase family 19 protein yields MTNIKDMLVILFPKSDTVDIEYVANIIEFKCQNFGLNTPLRVAHFLAQVREEVGAELKPISENLNYSEEALINIFKAFRNNPELADKFGWDEDTPIADQVKIANYAYANRNGNGAADSNGDGDINEDDDGWKYRGAGALQITGKGNYIEVQKRIDKYIVGNSVNILNGKDIHTLKGSILAAAGFWIWKDIYNDADLGTDSYAIDHVTARINKHTDSYSHRREHFEKIKHLI; encoded by the coding sequence ATGACAAATATAAAAGATATGTTAGTTATTTTATTTCCAAAATCTGATACAGTAGATATAGAATATGTAGCAAATATTATTGAGTTTAAGTGTCAAAACTTCGGATTAAATACACCTCTTAGAGTTGCACACTTTTTAGCACAGGTTAGGGAAGAAGTAGGAGCAGAGCTTAAACCTATCTCTGAAAACCTAAACTATAGTGAAGAAGCTTTAATAAATATATTTAAAGCCTTTAGAAATAATCCAGAACTTGCAGATAAATTTGGTTGGGATGAAGATACCCCTATTGCAGACCAAGTAAAGATTGCAAACTATGCTTATGCAAATCGTAATGGTAATGGTGCTGCTGATTCAAATGGAGATGGAGATATTAACGAAGATGATGACGGTTGGAAATATAGAGGTGCAGGAGCTTTACAGATAACTGGCAAAGGCAATTATATAGAAGTTCAAAAAAGAATAGATAAATATATAGTTGGCAACTCTGTAAATATTTTAAATGGAAAAGATATTCATACATTAAAAGGTTCTATTCTAGCTGCTGCTGGATTTTGGATATGGAAAGATATCTATAACGATGCCGATTTAGGAACAGATAGTTATGCAATAGACCATGTAACTGCAAGAATTAATAAACATACAGATTCTTATTCGCATAGAAGAGAGCATTTTGAGAAGATTAAACATTTAATCTGA
- a CDS encoding reverse transcriptase/maturase family protein → MKSLGQYNNMKNDSVACQCGGNWSNSSNAGAFAMNLNNNRTNSNNNVGGRDCESKPETAMVDTGFRGVCCPALSEINTLKSLSSSNIESQTKTSKRIGYLFDKTFTVDNLYEAFLVARKGKRNKRTTLKFEMNLGAELQSLHDELHSGTYRPRAYSQFKVYEPKERIINAPAFRDLVVQHCIYKAIYEIFDNSFIDTSYACRKGGGTHKASEYTQKQMRKYSGELYYAKLDIKKFFYSIDRDILKKLFEKKIKDKRLVDLMCEFTQMNGDKGIPIGNLLSQLYALIYLNPLDHFIKRVLKVKSYVRYVDDFVMIGLALEQAKEFKNRCEKFVQDELKLELSHWHIQKIKKGINFVGYRTWKRIKFVRKHSMYKMKKAIKKFKIESIISLIGHAKGTGSIAYFRKLLIEFQILNLLPIRSVRWLNM, encoded by the coding sequence GTGAAAAGTTTAGGTCAATATAACAATATGAAAAATGACAGCGTGGCTTGTCAATGCGGTGGTAATTGGAGTAACTCTTCTAATGCTGGTGCTTTTGCCATGAATCTGAACAATAACCGTACTAACTCGAATAACAATGTGGGTGGTCGTGACTGTGAATCCAAACCTGAAACTGCAATGGTAGATACTGGATTCAGAGGGGTATGTTGTCCTGCACTAAGCGAAATCAATACTTTAAAAAGTCTTTCAAGTAGCAATATCGAAAGTCAGACTAAAACAAGTAAAAGAATAGGATATCTATTCGATAAAACTTTCACTGTGGATAACCTTTATGAAGCTTTTTTGGTAGCAAGAAAAGGTAAAAGAAATAAAAGAACCACACTAAAGTTTGAGATGAATTTAGGTGCGGAACTTCAATCTTTACACGATGAACTACATAGTGGTACTTACAGACCAAGAGCATACAGTCAGTTTAAAGTGTATGAACCAAAAGAGAGAATAATAAATGCTCCAGCATTTAGAGATCTTGTAGTACAACATTGCATCTATAAAGCTATATATGAAATATTTGATAATAGTTTTATAGATACATCTTATGCGTGTAGAAAAGGCGGCGGAACTCATAAGGCTAGTGAATATACACAAAAACAGATGAGGAAATATAGTGGAGAGCTATACTATGCAAAACTTGATATAAAAAAGTTTTTCTATTCAATAGATAGAGATATATTAAAAAAGCTTTTTGAAAAGAAGATCAAAGATAAAAGGCTTGTAGATCTTATGTGTGAGTTCACACAGATGAACGGAGATAAGGGAATACCGATAGGAAATTTACTATCTCAACTATATGCACTTATATATCTTAACCCTTTGGATCACTTCATCAAAAGAGTACTAAAAGTAAAGAGCTATGTGAGATATGTGGATGACTTTGTGATGATAGGTCTTGCCCTGGAACAAGCCAAAGAGTTTAAAAATAGATGTGAGAAGTTTGTACAAGATGAGCTAAAGCTTGAGTTATCACACTGGCATATTCAAAAGATTAAAAAGGGTATTAATTTTGTAGGGTACAGAACTTGGAAACGAATCAAGTTTGTTAGAAAACACAGTATGTATAAAATGAAAAAAGCGATAAAGAAATTTAAAATTGAGTCAATAATCTCTTTAATAGGTCATGCAAAAGGTACTGGTAGCATAGCTTATTTTAGAAAACTATTGATTGAATTTCAAATTTTAAATTTATTACCAATAAGGAGTGTAAGATGGTTAAATATGTAG
- a CDS encoding four helix bundle protein encodes MGIHSEAILNRKYMEMIKLLNIYLNHFPKFEKYALSNNIRNTAYEVYDLITECQKRYFKKTSLTSLDVTHQKLRMQIYLANELGYFAFKDGRKDTKVNPQKRFLAITKVIDEIGKIIGAWINKLKDKGNFK; translated from the coding sequence ATGGGGATACATTCTGAAGCAATATTAAATCGTAAATATATGGAGATGATTAAGCTATTAAATATATATCTTAATCACTTTCCAAAATTTGAGAAATATGCCTTATCTAATAATATTAGAAATACCGCATATGAAGTTTACGATTTGATAACAGAGTGTCAAAAAAGATACTTCAAAAAGACTTCACTTACTTCTCTTGATGTTACACATCAAAAACTAAGAATGCAAATATATCTAGCAAACGAGCTTGGATATTTTGCATTTAAAGATGGAAGAAAAGATACTAAGGTAAATCCTCAAAAAAGATTTTTAGCTATTACAAAAGTAATAGATGAGATAGGCAAGATTATCGGAGCTTGGATCAATAAGCTAAAAGATAAAGGTAATTTCAAGTGA
- a CDS encoding phage holin family protein, whose product MITEHGIGGVVTYNGSAIAVSSFFVYLGLDKEAILFFAVLLLIDYITGLGKALAIKESITSNKMKYGILSKLSLLIIPITVAIAGKSANVDMTYIIYASMNVLVLSEVYSIIANIYSMRTHKELPEFDVTRLLARKIKVILLSWAE is encoded by the coding sequence ATGATAACAGAACATGGAATAGGTGGAGTTGTTACTTATAATGGTTCAGCCATAGCGGTTAGCTCTTTTTTTGTATATTTAGGTTTAGATAAAGAAGCTATTTTATTTTTTGCAGTGCTTTTACTTATCGATTATATTACAGGATTAGGTAAAGCTCTTGCAATAAAAGAATCTATCACATCTAATAAGATGAAATATGGAATCTTATCTAAACTATCTTTACTAATTATTCCTATTACTGTTGCAATAGCTGGTAAGTCTGCAAATGTTGATATGACATATATTATCTATGCATCTATGAATGTATTAGTTTTAAGTGAAGTATATTCAATAATTGCAAATATCTATTCTATGCGAACTCATAAAGAGCTGCCTGAGTTTGATGTAACAAGATTATTAGCTAGAAAGATAAAAGTAATACTTTTGAGTTGGGCTGAATAA